The following proteins are encoded in a genomic region of Spirosoma sp. SC4-14:
- the nhaD gene encoding sodium:proton antiporter NhaD: protein MTLTLILLFVVGYALITLEHPIKINKTATALITGVICWAVYALLSPEAETVVEHLSEHLSSIAEILFFLMGAMTVVELIDAHDGFTVITDRVASRNTRVLFWLISLLTFFMSAILDNLTSAIVMVSVSRKLIRNNEQRQIMAGMIIVAANSGGAWSPIGDVTTTMLWIGGQITTVKIMTSLLLPSLVSLLVPLLILTLRFKPEEQATIPTATQGISRPYVTQEARRDRRIMLAVGLGGMLYVPIFKTITHLPPYMGTMLVLGVIWVVSEILHSDKDDAERQKFTPAYALSRIDTPSILFFLGILLAVGALETTGILRQLAESLSRSVGNLDIIVMLIGLASAIVDNVPIVAAAMGMYDMQTFPADSKLWEFLAYCAGTGGSILVIGSAAGVAVMGLEKLEFGWYLRKISWLALIGYVAGALVYLAEFLLME, encoded by the coding sequence ATGACGTTAACACTTATCCTCCTCTTTGTTGTTGGTTATGCACTCATTACACTCGAACATCCAATCAAAATTAACAAAACAGCAACGGCCCTGATTACGGGGGTCATTTGCTGGGCGGTTTATGCCTTACTGTCTCCCGAGGCCGAAACCGTTGTTGAGCACCTGAGTGAACACCTCTCCAGTATTGCCGAAATACTGTTTTTTCTGATGGGTGCAATGACGGTGGTTGAGTTAATTGATGCCCACGATGGGTTTACGGTAATAACCGATCGTGTTGCCAGCCGCAATACCCGCGTTTTGTTCTGGCTGATTAGCTTGCTTACCTTCTTTATGTCGGCCATTCTGGACAACCTTACTTCGGCTATTGTAATGGTATCTGTCTCCCGCAAATTAATTCGGAATAATGAGCAACGCCAAATTATGGCCGGGATGATTATCGTTGCTGCTAACTCCGGAGGGGCCTGGTCGCCCATTGGTGACGTTACTACTACCATGCTCTGGATTGGCGGACAGATCACGACTGTTAAAATAATGACGTCGCTGCTGCTGCCAAGTCTGGTTTCATTACTGGTGCCGCTCCTTATTTTAACATTACGATTTAAACCAGAAGAGCAAGCTACTATACCAACCGCAACCCAGGGAATCAGTCGACCCTATGTAACGCAGGAAGCCCGGCGCGACCGCCGGATTATGCTGGCCGTTGGGCTTGGTGGAATGTTGTATGTGCCTATTTTTAAGACTATTACACATTTGCCTCCCTACATGGGAACCATGCTCGTGCTGGGTGTAATCTGGGTAGTTTCTGAAATTTTACACAGTGATAAAGACGACGCCGAACGGCAGAAATTTACCCCTGCCTATGCGCTGAGTCGGATCGATACGCCGAGCATTCTGTTTTTCCTGGGCATTTTGCTGGCCGTTGGCGCCCTGGAAACAACGGGTATCTTGCGTCAGCTAGCCGAGTCGTTGAGTCGGTCGGTTGGTAATCTGGACATCATTGTGATGTTGATTGGACTAGCGTCGGCTATAGTCGATAACGTTCCAATTGTGGCAGCGGCTATGGGTATGTACGACATGCAGACGTTTCCGGCCGATAGTAAGCTCTGGGAGTTTCTGGCCTATTGTGCCGGTACGGGTGGTAGTATATTGGTTATTGGCTCGGCTGCCGGAGTGGCCGTTATGGGGCTGGAAAAACTGGAGTTTGGCTGGTATCTGCGTAAAATTAGCTGGCTGGCACTAATTGGCTATGTGGCCGGTGCGCTGGTATACCTGGCCGAGTTTTTACTGATGGAGTAA